ATCGACGCGCCCCTCGCGGAAGACCCAGGACGTGACAATGACGTGGGAGGCGCCGGCGTCCAGCCAGCCGCGTGCGTTGTCGAGGTTCACTCCGCCGCCGAGCTGCAGGCCGCCCGGATACGCCGTCAGGGCGGACCGGGCCTCGGTCTCACAGCCCGGCCCAAGTTGGATGACGTGGCCGCCGGTCAGACCGTCACGGCGGTAAAGTTCCGCGAACCAGCGCGCCGGCCGGTCGGAAACAAAATTCGTGCGGAGCTGCCCGGGCGCGTCGCCGAGGCTGCCACCGACAATCTGTTTGACGCGACCCTCGTGCAGGTCAATGCAGGGACGAAACATGCCAAAAAGTAGGTTTGGCCGGCGGAACTTCCAATCGAAATTCGTCGTGGCTGCGTGAACATTGCCGCTTTCCTGTGCGTCGGTTGACCATTAGCGTGAGGCGTTTCCAATCAGGTTCATGGCCGGCTCGCACGTTGTCGTGGGAAAATTCATCAGCAAATTCACCGTCCTCCGCGGAGCCGCCCGCGAATTGTGGCTGACCTTCGCCATCAAACTGCTGGGCTTTGCGGCCTACACGGTCACCAACCTCACGCTCAAGCGGTGGCTGTCCACGGAGTTTGGCTACAGCGACCAGCAGGCGCTCGGGCTCGTCGCCGTCTGGTCCATCACGATGACCATTGTGACGCTGCTGGTTGGTGCGTTGACGGATGCCATCGGATTGCGGAAGACATTTTTTCTCGGTGTCTGGGTGTGCCTGCTTGGGCGGGCGATGATGGTTCTGGCGCCAACGCCGGGGCTGGCCATTGCCCTTGGCTTGTTTCCGCTCGCCGCGGGCGAGGCGCTCGGCACACCGGTGCTGGTCGCCGCGGTTCGTAAATATTCCACCACGCCGCAACGTTCCATCGCCTTTTCGGGCTCCTACATGATGATCAACATCGGCTCGCTCGTGGCGGCATTTCTCTTCGACGGCGTGCGGGAGCACTTCGGCGAATTGGGGCGCTGGCGACTGCCGGGTCTCGGGTTGGAACTGACGACCTATCGCACGTTGTTTCTCGTCAGCTTCGGCCTTGAACTGCTCATCTGGCCGCTCGTCTGGCTGATTCGTCCCAACGTGGACGTCACGGACGCGGGGCTGAAGTTCGTCCCGCCGGCGGACCGCCAGACCGGCGCGCCTCGGTGGGGAAAAGTCTCCGACGCGATCGCACACAGCTTGCGGGAAACGGTTCGCATCACGCGGGCGCTGTTCCGGCAGCCCGGCTTTTACCGGTTGCTGGTTTTTCTCCTGCTGATCGCGTTCCTCAAGCTCATTTTCATGCAGATGTATTACGTGTTTCCCGAGTTTGGCATTCGCGAGCTTGGGGATGGTGCGCCGGTGGGCAAGCTGTGGGCCATCAACGCCATGCTGATCATCGGCCTCGTGCCCATCGTCGGCGCGCTGACGCAGCGGTTTTCTGCCTATGCGATGGTGATGGTGGGCGGCGTTTTGTCGGCGGCTTCGGTCTTCATCATGGCTCTGCCGCCGGTGTGGTTTCAACCGCTGGCTGCGAGCGGGCCCGGGCAATGGCTGGGGCATTATTACCTTGGTCTCACGGGCGAGGTGCATCCGTATTACGTCATGATTGCGCTCTACGTCGTGGTGTTGTCATTCGGTGAAGCGTTCTATTCGCCGCGCGTTTATGAATACGCTTCAGCCATTGCGCCCGCGGGGCAGGAGGCGTCCTACGGCGCGCTGTCCTATGTGCCGTTCCTGCTGGCGAAACTGCTGATCGGAACCTTTTCGGGAACCCTGCTGGCGCGCTATTGTCCGGCCAATGGTGAACGCCACTCCGGGACCATGTGGCTGTTCGTCGCGTTGACGGCTTCGATTGCGCCGGCGGGCCTGATTCTCTTCCGCAAACTGATCCGCGTCCCC
The nucleotide sequence above comes from Verrucomicrobiia bacterium. Encoded proteins:
- a CDS encoding MFS transporter translates to MAGSHVVVGKFISKFTVLRGAARELWLTFAIKLLGFAAYTVTNLTLKRWLSTEFGYSDQQALGLVAVWSITMTIVTLLVGALTDAIGLRKTFFLGVWVCLLGRAMMVLAPTPGLAIALGLFPLAAGEALGTPVLVAAVRKYSTTPQRSIAFSGSYMMINIGSLVAAFLFDGVREHFGELGRWRLPGLGLELTTYRTLFLVSFGLELLIWPLVWLIRPNVDVTDAGLKFVPPADRQTGAPRWGKVSDAIAHSLRETVRITRALFRQPGFYRLLVFLLLIAFLKLIFMQMYYVFPEFGIRELGDGAPVGKLWAINAMLIIGLVPIVGALTQRFSAYAMVMVGGVLSAASVFIMALPPVWFQPLAASGPGQWLGHYYLGLTGEVHPYYVMIALYVVVLSFGEAFYSPRVYEYASAIAPAGQEASYGALSYVPFLLAKLLIGTFSGTLLARYCPANGERHSGTMWLFVALTASIAPAGLILFRKLIRVPEAGREN